tcctctcctccactcGGTAACCGTGTTACATCAAAAGCTGCAACTACTGAAAACTGTGACAATGATTAAGCTACACAAAACCTGGGGATAAGTCCTAAAGAGTTTGGCGGTGGACTTGCAGACACCTCCACCTCCTAGTTAAGTTTAGGTAGGGGTTTGTTATGGTTAAGTTCAGGATAATAATCTGGAAGCGCGGTTGTGCCTTCCAGCATGCCATCTAGTGACTATCGTGAAGGCGACACTCTTTGAATTCAGAACAACCAAGGATACAATTTTCAACTCTCGAAGATTGCAGAAAGTGTCAAGGAAAAATAACTATTATTTTGGAGGGGTGAAATGGCTATTAGGTTAaatcattcatttgaatgactttTTTAGTCCAAGCCTCAAGTCACGCATCATAGCTGTTCAATCCAATTCAAATCTGTTTTtttccaagtcaagtctcaagtcatcaACTTTATGATGAGTCTGACTAGACTTGAGGAGAGGCCTAAAAACTTTCCTTTTCAGGCCTACATAGCTTaatacatagatggcctcttaacATGACTTTGATATAGATTTGTGGCAATTGCCAGCCAAGTTGGAATCCCATTTTATTTGGGTCAGTATTGCTGATTTACCTGTTGCACATCTGTGCAAATTAttcttgacatgacatgcactcctGGCTATGAAATGATTACTTAACAGTACCCCATTATTTTTTTAGCACATGAACTATTGTCTTACGAGTTGGGAACAGTCATGCATGACTACATTACAACCAACTGAGACTTTGTAAGGAGGTTTAGATACAAAGCCGTATAAATATCATTAATGCAAAATTTCAATCAAGAACGATTTCATGAGCTGGGAGAATCTGATAAAATTCATTACTTTATCTGTTGAGTTTTCCATGGCCTGGTCCCACCTCCACTCATTGAGTTAAGAAAAAATTATCGGCGTCTGGAtggtgtggtggtctgttccgttgcctaccaacacggggatcgccggttcaaatccccgtgttaccttcggcttggtcgggcgtccctacagacacaattggccgtttctgcgggtaggaagctggatgtgggtatgtgtcctggtcgccgcactagcgtctcctctggttggtcgggatgcctggggggggggatggcgtgatcctcccacacgctacgtctccctggtgaaactcctcactgtcaggtgaaaagaagcagctggcgactccacatgtatcggaggaggcatgtggtagtctgcagccctccctggattggtagagggggtggaacagtgatcgggaaagctcggaagagtggggtaattagccaaaaacaattgggagggggaaaaaaaggggggtgggaaaGCTGAGGGACTAGTATGCCATCCACCATGTGCcaaacacaattgacctttcgcaaggTCCCGcctcccttagttactgttgctatgcccgtcaagcatagcaaggaagaaatcagcacattgtgtgggtaaaagtaacagtaataatacgttagctgtattaactagctagtagcaagcttagcttggagcagacaggtatttttgttgattttggatggattaagctagccatggggtctgctatactgcgaaatctattgccgacattgcgcttcttgcgttctgggtttcgggaagggaaagaaaattacaccccctccaaacttttcagatatctagtatccgatttgcagaccccataggcacaccgtttcagcattttgttgtgtgtttgaaagcttgacggaccgttgctaaggtaggattggacaagcaccgttctggggcggtactctgcgaaaggtcaattgactGGTGGCGGGCAACTGTGGATGGGTAACTAGTGACCATTTTGAAACCTTTGATGGTGAGCCCCCATGATGCGCAGAGTCAAGGCATACCTTGTTGGTGGTAAAGTATCAACACTGGCTTTCAGTTTCCGAAACAGGGCACAGCGAAGTACATGGATTGAGTTGCTGGTTGATTTTGGGTCATATTGTTTGCATACAAACTGGACAGAGTAACTGGACTTGGTACTTCATCCTCACCAAATGTGTGGAGAATATGAGAGTACTGCTGGAACACTTTCCATGCAGTCCTTTTTCCTATTCCAGTGAACTGGTAGTGTCATATCCAGTGATAGCATGAAAtgccaacatgccattaagcatCTCATTTGGCATTTTGTTACCATGAACACTGGTATAGTGTGGTTTCTTGGCTGTTCCTGCTTTCATACAAATTTCTTGGCTCAGTTGGTGTGCAAACTCAAGAAGTAACACCAGCACATCTGTGTCCCATCACCGGTGAGCTGGTGATACCCTTTAATTGCATTTAAGTCTGCAGGTATCAGCTTCTTGTGCAGCCTGTCGGTGAGAAACATCAGTCCCATCAATCTCAGCAGATCTGCACGAATCAGAACAGCAAATTTTGCCGACAGGTGACAAGTTTGCACGCCCGCACCCAGGCTGAGAATACTGTCACCCCGAGTGTCTAGGCGGAAATGCATTTATCAGCAATATATTTTTTAACTCAAACAATAAAACCTTACATTATGAAAttagaaacaacaaaacaaaattagTATTTACAAAGTTGAATGAAGTTACAACATTTTTCAGCATCTAACGTATAAAATCAATTGATGTCTATGTAGATTTGTCTAATATCTTTATTTAACCATAATTTGATTAAATTGTTCAAAACTTGGTATGGATGTTTTAAATAGGGTGTCTAATGACCTCAGCAAGTTTCAAAACAATCAAGTAATAATAAGTTCAGATGAAATGTCGCAGGCCATACCCACTTAAGTAATTTAGACCAAATCTTGTATTTTGAATATTGTGTGTGCAGCTACATTGTGTATGTAGGTACAAATTTGCTACACATTACACGTGTAGCAAATTTCATGACATCTGGACTGGAGGCctacccagggtgtctccccacctgctacccagtgtaaggataagtggtttggataatggatggatggatggaaatttctAACATCTGTGGCGCCCCCGATGCAAAAATATTGGAATACATTTGCACACATAAACACCCTGGATAATTTGTCTACAGTTTCCTAACAATATGCTGAACTGAGTTATCCTTGCACCACTGCAACAATAGATGCGTTTTCATCCATGGGCACCTGGTGAGAAATGAGCTCAAagtgacataataataataataaaatagaatgaaaacaataggtaacggaatagaccactacactacccagatgcccatgtCTCAGAAATATTTGGTTAAAaagcattaaaaaaacaaaacaaaacaaaattggaGACTTAAAAGAGCCGCAATATAGTCATCAAAGAGCTGAATGCGGATCACGAGCCGCGGTCTGAGTAACACAGACTAGGTGCATGGCCCCTTAgcaaataataatagtaacaattaCCAATTTCATttttactatattattattataaacattGACTAACATTGTAGATCATTCATGTGTGAACAAGTAAGTGTTTGAATGATTTCCACATACCTGGAGAAGCCCTTTCCACAAACAGAGCAAATGTAAGGCTTATGAACACCACCATCATGTGAGCGCACATGGTACGTCATACGATCCTTCCTTTTGAACCTTTGCTGGCAGATGGGACATTCAAATGGCTTTTCATCAGAGTGCGAGAGCTTGTGACGATTGAGGTGGTAGACATCACGGAAAGCCTTCCCACACATGTCACAGCCATGGTTCTTTTTCACTGGCTTAGGGGGCTTTTtagggatgctctgctgctgttGGTGTTGCATAGGGGTCATGATGCTTGTTCCTGTGGATGTGGAAGTTGTAGCTGTAGTCAAAATGCCTGCTACAGTAGAGATGTATGGGGAGTTGCCACTGTTCTCCCGTGGTACAGTGGAAATAAGTGGCACCAAGGTGGGGGCCGTTTGTGTCTTCTTGGGCCGCGACACCATTTTGATGCCAGTGTGGCAAGACTCGTGGCGCCGCAGGTGATAACTGTCCCGAAAGGTTTTGTTGCAGTAGCCACAAATAAAGGGTGTCTTTGATTTAGGCTCTTTCTTGACAATGGCAAGGGGAGGCCCACCTCCCCCTGTCCCACTCGCCACATTGTCTTTAAGGAGTTCTGTGGCACTGACTGGGGGCTTTTGGTCCAAGGGGATGGGCAGCACTGGCTTCTGATCTGGTGGCTCTGATCCAGAGTTGAGAAGAGGCAGAAGGCTGTTCCCTGCCACTTGGTGCTGGTGATGCAGGGCCTCATTGGCCTGCTGTAGTGGGAAGAAACAGCAATGCAGTAGATCAGAACAGACAGCCAAAAATATTCAACAGCAGCAAATAGTACAGAGAAGCaatggggcgggggaggggggggttatcAAGAGATGATCAACTAGTGAAC
This DNA window, taken from Lampris incognitus isolate fLamInc1 chromosome 7, fLamInc1.hap2, whole genome shotgun sequence, encodes the following:
- the LOC130115619 gene encoding vascular endothelial zinc finger 1-like isoform X2 is translated as MEPSWSTFLFQQANEALHHQHQVAGNSLLPLLNSGSEPPDQKPVLPIPLDQKPPVSATELLKDNVASGTGGGGPPLAIVKKEPKSKTPFICGYCNKTFRDSYHLRRHESCHTGIKMVSRPKKTQTAPTLVPLISTVPRENSGNSPYISTVAGILTTATTSTSTGTSIMTPMQHQQQQSIPKKPPKPVKKNHGCDMCGKAFRDVYHLNRHKLSHSDEKPFECPICQQRFKRKDRMTYHVRSHDGGVHKPYICSVCGKGFSRPDHLSCHVKHVHSSERPFKCQVTACTSAFATKDRLRSHMIRHEGKVTCNICGKMLSAAYITSHLKTHGQASFNSQCNKDGGNIHNSSSATPVTNSAAITSTVNRVCNTSNSVTIAAQMNITTSTVNITSPVNLQHPVTITGPVNLASVNIPTTAHMNIAHPVAITTPMPMNITGPLNIAMRPMESMPFLSQVLPSSPPW
- the LOC130115619 gene encoding vascular endothelial zinc finger 1-like isoform X1, whose product is MEPSWSTFLFQQANEALHHQHQVAGNSLLPLLNSGSEPPDQKPVLPIPLDQKPPVSATELLKDNVASGTGGGGPPLAIVKKEPKSKTPFICGYCNKTFRDSYHLRRHESCHTGIKMVSRPKKTQTAPTLVPLISTVPRENSGNSPYISTVAGILTTATTSTSTGTSIMTPMQHQQQQSIPKKPPKPVKKNHGCDMCGKAFRDVYHLNRHKLSHSDEKPFECPICQQRFKRKDRMTYHVRSHDGGVHKPYICSVCGKGFSRPDHLSCHVKHVHSSERPFKCQVTACTSAFATKDRLRSHMIRHEGKVTCNICGKMLSAAYITSHLKTHGQASFNSQCNKGISDWQWNHPVPRKGELTVGEILNNSFQVLIDISCNQDGGNIHNSSSATPVTNSAAITSTVNRVCNTSNSVTIAAQMNITTSTVNITSPVNLQHPVTITGPVNLASVNIPTTAHMNIAHPVAITTPMPMNITGPLNIAMRPMESMPFLSQVLPSSPPW